The following are from one region of the Deltaproteobacteria bacterium genome:
- a CDS encoding VacJ family lipoprotein, with protein MKTTARLGAALALAILLGCASNDAPPRLHNTSMIGVDEHRQTTSGETYEAIQYVNDPIEGFNRGSFGFTRAVVDWFVRPIAIGWRTVFPQPVRNSIDRFAYNIAWPDRFVSLLLQGRPVRAGIETGHFLVNSTVGIAGLFDVAKPLGIPTYREDVGQAFGKWGFEPGFYLFLPIMGPSSGRDGLGRIFDTALSPATYIPGAGLVFTFNAFSSRVRTYDMLTQSGTDLYLPVRTLWAINREIQVSDYQIPELAWAEANPNPSLGIMLTKLDDPDFPREQDGYEVEAAATGEDLPYSLWLQEKPAPLVFIIPGIGSHRSATNAVKLAESAWKRGYSAAIVSNPFNPEFILSGLSATYPGYTPSDAEDLYRALGEIRADIERRSPGRVTSASLMGYSLGGIAALFVSQLERGATGPNALHFERIVAINPAVDLRYAAGLFDGYFDAPLEWPAEQRLDHTLETVKKAFVIAQGSDEDTAKLRKYQKLPFTRQGSNFLIGLSSRATTIQTIAASRQRGGAELASREPAPGIFHGPFAVEIESNTLERYMKELAIPYFAAKDGGARSEEELFASANLYSQEAGLRDDPRIAVFTNQDDFILKPGDLDWLSSVFAGRITVFPGGGHLGNLFMPEVQTAFMDGLD; from the coding sequence ATGAAGACCACCGCACGCCTCGGAGCAGCTCTCGCACTCGCGATCCTGCTCGGCTGCGCATCGAACGACGCGCCGCCGCGGCTGCACAACACCTCGATGATCGGCGTCGACGAGCACCGCCAGACGACCAGCGGCGAAACGTACGAGGCGATCCAGTACGTGAACGACCCGATCGAGGGCTTCAACCGCGGCAGCTTCGGCTTCACCCGAGCCGTCGTCGACTGGTTCGTCCGGCCGATCGCGATCGGCTGGCGCACGGTGTTTCCGCAGCCGGTGCGAAACAGCATCGACCGCTTCGCGTACAACATCGCCTGGCCGGATCGCTTCGTGAGCCTGCTGCTGCAGGGAAGGCCCGTGAGAGCGGGGATCGAGACGGGGCACTTCCTGGTGAACTCGACGGTCGGAATCGCCGGGCTCTTCGACGTCGCGAAGCCGCTGGGCATCCCGACCTACCGCGAGGACGTCGGGCAGGCGTTCGGAAAATGGGGCTTCGAGCCCGGCTTCTACCTGTTCCTGCCGATCATGGGCCCGAGCAGCGGCCGCGACGGGCTCGGCCGGATCTTCGACACGGCCCTCTCGCCCGCGACCTACATTCCGGGCGCCGGGCTCGTGTTCACCTTCAACGCCTTCAGCTCGCGCGTGCGCACCTACGACATGCTGACCCAGAGCGGCACCGACCTGTATCTGCCGGTGCGCACACTCTGGGCGATCAATCGCGAGATCCAGGTCAGCGACTACCAGATCCCCGAGCTCGCCTGGGCCGAGGCGAATCCGAATCCGTCGCTCGGCATCATGCTCACCAAGCTCGACGATCCGGACTTCCCGCGCGAGCAGGACGGCTACGAGGTCGAGGCCGCCGCGACCGGCGAGGACCTTCCGTACTCGCTCTGGCTGCAGGAGAAGCCCGCGCCGCTGGTCTTCATCATTCCGGGAATCGGCTCGCACCGCTCGGCGACCAACGCGGTCAAGCTCGCGGAATCCGCTTGGAAACGCGGCTACTCGGCGGCCATCGTCAGCAATCCCTTCAACCCCGAGTTCATCCTGTCCGGGCTCTCCGCGACCTATCCGGGCTACACGCCGAGCGACGCGGAGGACCTGTACCGCGCGCTCGGGGAGATCCGCGCCGACATCGAACGGCGCAGCCCCGGCCGGGTCACGTCCGCTTCCCTGATGGGCTACTCGCTGGGCGGGATCGCGGCGCTGTTCGTCTCGCAGCTCGAGCGCGGCGCGACCGGTCCGAACGCGCTGCACTTCGAGCGGATCGTGGCGATCAATCCCGCGGTCGATCTTCGCTACGCGGCGGGCCTCTTCGACGGCTACTTCGACGCGCCGCTGGAATGGCCGGCCGAGCAGCGGCTCGACCATACGCTCGAGACCGTGAAGAAGGCGTTCGTGATCGCGCAGGGCAGCGACGAGGACACCGCGAAGCTGCGCAAGTACCAGAAGCTGCCGTTCACGCGCCAGGGATCGAACTTCCTGATCGGCCTGTCCTCGCGCGCGACCACGATCCAGACCATCGCGGCGAGCCGGCAGCGCGGCGGCGCGGAGCTCGCGAGCCGCGAGCCGGCGCCCGGGATCTTCCACGGCCCGTTCGCGGTCGAGATCGAGAGCAACACGCTCGAGCGCTACATGAAGGAGCTCGCGATCCCGTACTTCGCCGCGAAGGACGGTGGCGCGCGCTCCGAGGAGGAGCTCTTCGCCTCGGCCAACCTCTACAGCCAGGAGGCGGGCCTGCGCGACGACCCGCGGATCGCCG
- a CDS encoding NAD+ synthase, which produces MRVALAQINLTIGDFAGNLRRIRDSLVRAREQRADLLVLPELGISGYPPGDLLERPSFLRDHTRALEELVSESREIAILTGAILPAPEGGPKRISNSAVLLDRGEIAHVQAKTLLPTYDIFDESRYFQPAAERRVFRFRERTIGIAICEDLWSGAFWGPRRPYPIDPVEELVAQGAELILAISASPWEQRKMALREAMVRDAARRHRVPFVFVNLVGGNDELVFDGTSFCVDADARVTTRLARFEEDFAVVDPFAVGAPEVAALEPDVEQLERALVLGIRDYLGKLGLRRAVIGLSGGIDSAVTAHLAARALGPENVLGVLMPGPFSSEHSITDAEALARALGVETRTVRIDTLYKDYLEQFRNLFGARESYGLTQENVQARIRGALLMAVSNFENRIVLATGNKSELSVGYTTLYGDLVGGLAVIGDVLKRDVYALARHANRDAPRIPGGSISKPPSAELAPGQKDEDALPPYPVLDEVLHQAIELGLPGDEIEPPHGATRETVAWILRQIDRNEYKRRQAPVVLRVSQKAYGSGRRVPIVHRSGWGV; this is translated from the coding sequence ATGCGTGTCGCCCTCGCACAGATCAACCTCACGATCGGCGACTTCGCCGGCAACCTGCGAAGGATCCGCGACTCGCTCGTCCGCGCGCGCGAGCAGCGAGCCGATCTGCTGGTGCTGCCGGAGCTCGGCATCTCGGGCTATCCACCGGGCGACCTGCTGGAGCGGCCGAGCTTCCTGCGCGACCACACGCGCGCGCTCGAGGAGCTCGTCTCCGAGTCGCGCGAGATCGCGATCCTGACCGGCGCGATCCTGCCCGCGCCCGAGGGCGGGCCCAAGCGCATCTCGAACTCCGCGGTGCTCCTCGATCGCGGCGAGATCGCGCACGTGCAGGCGAAGACGCTGCTGCCGACCTACGACATCTTCGACGAGTCGCGCTACTTCCAGCCCGCCGCGGAGCGGCGCGTGTTCCGGTTCCGCGAGCGCACGATCGGCATCGCGATCTGCGAAGACCTGTGGAGCGGCGCGTTCTGGGGGCCGCGGCGCCCGTATCCGATCGACCCGGTCGAGGAGCTCGTCGCGCAGGGAGCCGAGCTGATCCTGGCGATCTCGGCCTCGCCCTGGGAGCAGCGCAAGATGGCGCTGCGCGAGGCGATGGTCCGCGACGCGGCGCGAAGGCACCGCGTGCCGTTCGTGTTCGTGAACCTGGTCGGCGGAAACGACGAGCTGGTCTTCGACGGCACGAGCTTCTGCGTCGACGCCGACGCGCGCGTCACGACGCGGCTCGCGCGCTTCGAGGAGGACTTCGCGGTCGTCGATCCGTTCGCGGTCGGCGCGCCCGAGGTCGCGGCGCTCGAGCCCGACGTGGAGCAGCTCGAGCGGGCGCTCGTGCTCGGCATCCGCGACTACCTGGGAAAGCTGGGCCTGCGGCGGGCGGTGATCGGGCTCTCGGGCGGGATCGACTCCGCGGTGACCGCACACCTGGCCGCGCGCGCGCTCGGGCCCGAGAACGTGCTCGGCGTGCTGATGCCCGGGCCGTTCTCGTCCGAGCACAGCATCACCGACGCCGAGGCGCTCGCGCGCGCGCTCGGTGTCGAGACGCGCACCGTTCGCATCGACACGCTCTACAAGGACTACCTGGAGCAGTTCCGCAATCTGTTCGGCGCGCGCGAGAGCTACGGGCTCACGCAGGAGAACGTGCAGGCGCGGATCCGCGGGGCGCTGCTCATGGCGGTCTCGAACTTCGAGAACCGGATCGTGCTGGCGACCGGGAACAAGAGCGAGCTCTCCGTGGGCTACACCACGCTGTACGGCGACCTGGTCGGCGGGCTCGCGGTGATCGGCGACGTGCTGAAGCGCGACGTCTACGCGCTGGCGCGGCACGCCAACCGCGACGCGCCGCGAATCCCGGGCGGCTCGATCTCGAAGCCCCCGTCGGCCGAGCTCGCGCCGGGCCAGAAGGACGAGGACGCGCTGCCGCCGTACCCGGTCCTGGACGAGGTGCTCCACCAGGCGATCGAGCTCGGCCTGCCCGGCGACGAGATCGAGCCGCCGCACGGCGCGACGCGCGAGACCGTGGCGTGGATCCTGCGCCAGATCGACCGCAACGAGTACAAGCGCCGCCAGGCGCCGGTCGTGCTGCGCGTCTCGCAGAAGGCCTACGGCAGCGGCCGTCGCGTCCCGATCGTGCATCGCAGCGGCTGGGGCGTCTAG